A window of Haliscomenobacter hydrossis DSM 1100 contains these coding sequences:
- the trpD gene encoding anthranilate phosphoribosyltransferase gives MKQLLNRLYEHDKFSRDEARQILLNIAAEQYNEVQISAFATAFNMRPITLSELQGFRDALLELCVPLDLEGRETIDIVGTGGDGKNTFNISTLSCVVVAGAGYPVSKHGSYGVSSSVGSSDVLIQMGYQFTTDQDTLRRHLDKAGMCFLHAPLFHPALKVVGPIRRQLGTRTFFNMLGPLVNPVQPKYQMFGTFSMELLRMYQYIMQQSGRRFAIVYGLDGYDEISLTSDFKVVSNDSERIWSPVELGLKKLQQHDLDGGDSSEDAAKIFMSVLEDQATEAQKAAVIANAGMAIKVIKPEQSAEDCVAEARESIESGRAIAGWKKLVQS, from the coding sequence ATGAAACAACTGCTGAATCGGCTATACGAACACGATAAATTCAGCCGGGATGAAGCCCGGCAAATTTTGCTCAACATTGCTGCCGAACAATACAACGAAGTCCAGATTTCGGCTTTCGCCACAGCGTTCAACATGCGCCCGATAACCCTGTCGGAACTGCAAGGTTTTCGGGATGCCTTGCTGGAACTTTGTGTTCCACTTGACCTCGAAGGCCGCGAAACCATCGACATTGTCGGCACGGGCGGCGACGGCAAAAACACCTTCAACATCTCCACACTTTCTTGTGTGGTGGTGGCTGGTGCCGGTTATCCGGTGAGCAAACACGGCAGTTATGGGGTTTCCTCTTCGGTAGGCTCCTCGGATGTGTTGATCCAGATGGGTTACCAGTTTACTACCGATCAGGACACTTTGCGCCGCCATTTGGATAAGGCAGGCATGTGTTTTTTGCACGCGCCCTTGTTTCATCCTGCCCTCAAAGTAGTTGGCCCCATCCGGCGGCAATTGGGTACCCGTACCTTCTTCAACATGTTGGGACCACTGGTCAACCCGGTGCAACCCAAATACCAGATGTTTGGCACCTTCAGCATGGAGTTGTTGCGCATGTACCAATACATCATGCAGCAGTCAGGGCGGCGTTTTGCCATTGTTTACGGGCTGGATGGCTACGATGAGATTTCGTTAACCAGCGATTTCAAAGTGGTCAGCAACGACAGTGAACGCATCTGGTCGCCCGTAGAATTGGGCTTAAAAAAACTCCAACAACACGACCTCGATGGTGGGGACAGTTCTGAAGATGCGGCCAAAATCTTTATGTCGGTATTGGAAGACCAAGCCACCGAAGCCCAGAAAGCTGCCGTCATCGCCAATGCAGGGATGGCCATCAAAGTGATCAAACCTGAACAATCCGCGGAAGACTGTGTTGCAGAAGCACGGGAGAGTATTGAAAGTGGCCGGGCTATCGCCGGTTGGAAGAAATTGGTACAATCATAG
- the trpA gene encoding tryptophan synthase subunit alpha — translation MNRIEKLFQNKDKNVLNIYFTAGYPGVNDTEEIILSLEKAGVDLVEVGMPYSDPLADGPTIQESGTAALENGMTLPLLFEQLAAVRKKTEMPLIMMGYFNQVMQYGERAFFEKAAEVGVDGLILPDLPLFEYETYFKDIVESLGLAVSFLITPQTEPERIRKIDELTHGFIYMVSSSSITGAKSDITDTQLAYFNRINDMQLKNKRLIGFGISNHETFATACQYANGAIIGSAYIKALTHNPKVAESTAEFVEMVLG, via the coding sequence ATGAACAGAATCGAAAAATTGTTCCAAAACAAGGACAAAAACGTACTCAACATATACTTCACCGCGGGTTATCCGGGAGTGAATGACACCGAAGAGATCATCCTTTCGCTCGAAAAAGCGGGCGTGGATTTGGTGGAAGTGGGCATGCCTTATTCCGACCCACTCGCCGACGGGCCAACCATCCAGGAAAGTGGAACCGCAGCGCTGGAAAACGGCATGACCTTGCCCCTGCTGTTTGAACAACTAGCGGCAGTGCGCAAAAAAACCGAAATGCCCCTGATCATGATGGGCTATTTCAACCAGGTGATGCAATATGGCGAACGGGCCTTTTTTGAAAAAGCAGCCGAAGTGGGCGTCGATGGCTTGATCTTGCCGGATTTACCCTTGTTCGAGTATGAAACGTATTTCAAAGACATCGTGGAATCGCTGGGGCTGGCGGTGAGTTTCCTGATCACCCCCCAAACGGAACCCGAGCGCATCCGCAAGATAGATGAACTGACGCACGGTTTCATCTACATGGTGTCGAGTTCGTCCATCACCGGCGCCAAAAGTGACATCACCGATACTCAATTGGCCTATTTCAACCGCATCAACGACATGCAACTGAAAAACAAACGCCTGATCGGGTTCGGGATTTCGAATCACGAGACTTTTGCAACGGCTTGCCAGTACGCCAATGGGGCGATTATTGGGAGCGCGTACATCAAGGCACTAACGCACAATCCGAAGGTGGCGGAGAGTACGGCGGAGTTTGTGGAGATGGTGTTGGGGTAG
- a CDS encoding anthranilate synthase component I family protein: MISTTQQIHLRTHIKKQLADMVTPVSVFLKVRDHYTQPVMLESNDFSSAVDCFSYIGLQAIAEIMVKDGVINTLLPDGETSKTFVTDVTTVPEALQHFAQQFSIEQDTPYPVYNGLFGHVGFDGVQYFDTLKFDPSKRKFHIPDIRFTLHRFIIAINHYKNELYLLENLMPGQASEMDKLEALLRSQKIPTHEFHLEGQEQSNLSDEEFKELVRVGKRHCQIGDVFQIVFSRQYSRHFKGDEFNVYRVLRSINPSPYLFYFDYGNYKIFGSSPEAQMVVRDGVARLNPIAGTYRRSGDTIEDARRALALAEDPKENAEHIMLVDLARNDLGRHAENVQVRKLKEVQFFSHVIHLVSTVTGDLPAHANPVQIFGDTFPAGTLSGAPKYKAIELINQYENQNRSFYGGSLGMIGFDGSINQAIVIRSFLSQDNTLYYQAGAGIVVDSKEESELQEVHNKLGALTRALVEAEKI; the protein is encoded by the coding sequence ATGATCAGCACAACCCAACAAATTCACCTGCGCACCCACATCAAAAAACAACTGGCGGATATGGTCACCCCCGTTTCCGTTTTTTTGAAGGTGCGCGACCACTACACCCAGCCCGTGATGCTGGAAAGTAATGATTTCAGCAGCGCTGTTGACTGCTTTTCGTACATCGGTTTGCAGGCCATCGCCGAAATTATGGTCAAAGATGGGGTCATCAACACCCTTCTACCCGATGGCGAAACCAGCAAAACATTTGTCACCGATGTGACCACCGTGCCCGAAGCCCTGCAACATTTTGCGCAGCAATTCAGCATCGAGCAGGATACGCCCTATCCGGTATACAACGGGCTATTTGGCCACGTGGGATTTGACGGGGTGCAATATTTCGATACCCTGAAATTTGATCCCAGCAAGCGCAAATTCCACATTCCTGATATCCGCTTTACCCTGCATCGCTTCATCATTGCGATCAACCATTACAAAAACGAACTGTACCTACTAGAGAACTTGATGCCGGGACAAGCTTCGGAAATGGACAAACTGGAAGCCCTGCTGCGCAGCCAAAAAATCCCCACCCACGAATTTCACCTCGAAGGCCAGGAACAAAGCAACCTCAGCGACGAAGAATTTAAAGAACTGGTGAGGGTAGGCAAGCGCCACTGTCAAATTGGGGATGTGTTCCAGATCGTCTTTTCCCGCCAATACTCCCGCCATTTTAAAGGCGACGAATTTAATGTTTACCGCGTCCTGCGCTCCATCAATCCTTCTCCATATCTCTTCTACTTCGATTATGGCAATTACAAAATTTTTGGCTCTTCACCCGAAGCCCAAATGGTGGTGCGCGACGGTGTAGCACGTTTGAACCCCATCGCGGGTACCTACCGCCGCTCGGGAGACACCATTGAGGACGCTCGCCGTGCGCTGGCTCTGGCTGAAGATCCCAAAGAAAATGCCGAGCACATCATGCTCGTTGACCTGGCACGCAACGACCTGGGTCGTCACGCCGAAAACGTACAAGTGCGCAAGCTCAAGGAGGTCCAGTTTTTCAGCCACGTAATTCACCTGGTTTCTACGGTAACGGGTGATTTACCAGCGCATGCGAACCCGGTGCAAATTTTTGGCGATACGTTCCCGGCGGGTACACTTTCCGGAGCACCCAAATACAAAGCCATTGAGTTGATCAATCAATACGAAAACCAAAACCGTTCGTTTTATGGCGGGTCTTTGGGCATGATCGGATTTGATGGATCCATCAACCAGGCCATTGTGATTCGTTCTTTCCTCAGCCAGGACAATACCTTGTACTACCAGGCTGGTGCCGGAATTGTGGTTGACAGCAAGGAAGAAAGTGAATTGCAGGAAGTGCACAACAAATTGGGTGCCTTGACCAGAGCCTTGGTTGAAGCCGAAAAAATATAA
- a CDS encoding phosphoribosylanthranilate isomerase has protein sequence MRVKVCGMRDMENIVALSQVPIDFIGFIFYPLSPRFAAANKKLEKWLAKESPQALKSIARVGVFVNSELEDVLNKVHDYELDYIQLHGSERAEYCMELFSLWSFSSIRRAAIIKAFSVDANFDFETVKAYEPYCKYFLFDTKGASFGGNGEQFDWSLLEKYQGEVPFFLSGGIAEESAEAIKRLKHPMLAGVDINSKFETAPGLKDIASIQRFIQVLNQ, from the coding sequence ATGAGAGTCAAAGTATGCGGTATGCGCGATATGGAAAACATTGTGGCCCTGAGTCAAGTCCCCATCGACTTCATTGGCTTCATTTTTTATCCACTTTCGCCCCGCTTTGCCGCCGCCAACAAAAAGCTGGAAAAATGGCTGGCCAAAGAATCCCCGCAGGCACTTAAAAGTATTGCCCGGGTGGGGGTTTTTGTCAATTCAGAATTGGAGGACGTCCTCAACAAGGTCCACGATTATGAGTTGGACTACATCCAATTGCACGGCAGTGAGCGGGCGGAATATTGTATGGAACTCTTTAGTTTGTGGAGTTTCAGCAGCATTCGCCGCGCTGCGATCATCAAAGCTTTCAGTGTGGATGCCAACTTCGATTTTGAAACCGTAAAAGCCTACGAGCCGTATTGCAAGTACTTTTTGTTCGATACCAAAGGGGCTTCTTTTGGCGGCAACGGTGAACAATTCGACTGGAGTTTATTGGAAAAATACCAGGGCGAGGTGCCTTTTTTCCTCAGTGGAGGCATTGCGGAAGAATCTGCGGAAGCCATCAAACGCCTCAAACACCCGATGCTGGCCGGGGTTGACATCAACAGCAAGTTTGAAACTGCTCCCGGACTCAAAGACATTGCTTCCATCCAACGATTTATTCAAGTACTAAATCAATAA
- the trpC gene encoding indole-3-glycerol phosphate synthase TrpC yields the protein MNILDKIVAHKHIEIAERSAMTPISILEKSPYFGRQTYSLRESLLHPERTGIIAEFKRRSPSKGDINTRADAATVTKGYADAGASGLSILTDEQFFGGSTADLIAGREANQIPVLRKDFMVHDYQVFEARAMGADVILLIAECLEADQLRSLAKTAKSLGLEVLMEIHSGDQLAKLCPEVDIVGVNNRNLKNFEVSVQTSIDLFDQIPAEFLKISESGINNPQTIQELKQVGFQGFLIGEYFMSDPEPQQRFAEFVQSLNSLPQVSF from the coding sequence ATGAACATTCTCGACAAAATCGTTGCCCACAAGCACATTGAAATAGCGGAGCGCAGTGCCATGACGCCCATCAGCATATTGGAAAAAAGCCCCTACTTTGGGCGGCAGACCTATTCGTTGCGCGAGTCGCTGCTGCATCCTGAACGCACGGGCATCATTGCGGAATTCAAACGCCGGTCCCCTTCCAAGGGCGACATCAATACCCGTGCAGATGCGGCTACGGTGACCAAAGGTTACGCCGATGCGGGTGCCTCGGGCTTGTCCATCCTGACCGATGAGCAGTTTTTTGGTGGCAGCACTGCCGACCTGATTGCGGGGCGCGAGGCCAATCAAATTCCAGTGTTGCGCAAGGATTTTATGGTGCACGACTACCAGGTATTTGAAGCCAGGGCCATGGGTGCCGACGTCATCCTCTTGATTGCCGAGTGCCTGGAAGCGGATCAACTGCGCAGTTTGGCCAAAACCGCCAAATCGCTGGGTTTGGAAGTGTTGATGGAAATCCATTCGGGGGATCAATTGGCAAAACTCTGCCCAGAGGTCGACATAGTGGGTGTCAACAACCGCAATTTGAAGAATTTTGAGGTCAGTGTACAAACCTCTATCGATCTTTTTGATCAGATTCCGGCGGAATTCCTGAAGATTTCAGAAAGTGGCATCAACAATCCCCAAACCATCCAGGAGTTAAAACAGGTTGGTTTCCAAGGTTTTTTGATTGGAGAATACTTCATGAGTGATCCAGAACCCCAGCAACGCTTTGCCGAATTTGTGCAAAGTCTGAACAGTTTACCACAAGTAAGTTTTTAA
- a CDS encoding anthranilate synthase component II has protein sequence MKLLVLDNYDSFTYNLVQYFQEILGQNVDVYRNDAIALEDVARYDVIVLSPGPGLPHEAGIMPELIKKYAPSKCILGVCLGHQAIGEAFGATLDNLSRVYHGVATLMKQLGNDANFFQDVPMVFEAGRYHSWVVAKNTLPNELIVTAVDHQNEVMAMRHRDYNVFGVQFHPESVMTPDGKKMLRNFIDYCAEKTGAKAAVA, from the coding sequence ATGAAACTGCTGGTTCTCGATAATTACGATTCGTTCACGTACAATCTGGTCCAATATTTCCAGGAAATTCTGGGGCAAAACGTAGACGTGTACCGCAATGACGCCATCGCGCTTGAAGACGTAGCACGGTATGACGTGATTGTGCTTTCTCCTGGCCCTGGTTTGCCCCACGAAGCGGGCATCATGCCGGAATTGATCAAAAAATACGCCCCGAGCAAGTGCATTTTGGGGGTTTGCCTGGGACATCAGGCCATTGGGGAAGCTTTTGGTGCAACCCTCGATAATCTTTCGCGGGTGTACCACGGCGTGGCTACCCTGATGAAACAATTGGGCAATGACGCCAATTTTTTTCAGGATGTACCGATGGTTTTTGAGGCGGGTCGATACCACAGTTGGGTTGTGGCCAAAAACACCTTGCCCAACGAACTGATCGTCACTGCGGTCGATCACCAAAATGAGGTCATGGCCATGCGTCACCGCGATTACAACGTATTCGGAGTACAGTTTCATCCCGAATCCGTGATGACGCCAGATGGCAAAAAAATGCTGCGCAATTTTATCGATTATTGTGCGGAAAAAACCGGAGCCAAAGCGGCGGTGGCATAA
- the trpB gene encoding tryptophan synthase subunit beta produces the protein MIAVDEKGYYGEFGGAYIPEMLWPNVQELRENYLNLVAEPEFQREFQSLLRDFVGRPTPLYLAQRLSEHYGVSIYLKREDLCHTGAHKINNTIGQILLAKRLGKTRIIAETGAGQHGVATATVCALMGLPCIVYMGEVDIERQAPNVARMKMLGAEVRPATSGSRTLKDATNEAIRDWINNPVDTHYIIGSVVGPHPYPDMVARFQSVISEEIKWQLEEHTGKDHPDAVIACVGGGSNAAGAFYHYLNDTRVRLIAVEAAGEGIHSGKSAATSVLGTKGVIHGSRTLLMQTADGQIVEPHSISAGLDYPGIGPLHAHLISSGRAEAISITDEESLEAALFLSRQEGIIPALETAHAISALRVMEYKPSDVLVLCLSGRGDKDLATYMKYL, from the coding sequence ATGATAGCGGTAGACGAAAAAGGATATTATGGCGAATTTGGTGGCGCGTACATCCCGGAGATGCTCTGGCCCAATGTGCAGGAATTGCGGGAGAACTACCTGAACCTGGTGGCCGAACCTGAATTTCAGCGCGAGTTTCAATCCTTGTTGCGCGACTTTGTAGGCCGCCCTACCCCACTCTACCTGGCCCAGCGCCTTTCGGAGCACTACGGGGTAAGCATTTATCTCAAGCGCGAAGACTTGTGCCATACGGGTGCGCACAAAATCAACAACACCATCGGGCAAATCCTGCTGGCCAAACGCCTGGGCAAAACCCGCATCATTGCTGAAACCGGCGCGGGGCAGCACGGCGTAGCCACAGCTACGGTTTGTGCACTGATGGGCCTCCCCTGTATCGTGTACATGGGCGAGGTGGACATTGAACGACAGGCCCCCAATGTGGCGCGGATGAAGATGCTCGGCGCTGAAGTACGTCCAGCAACGAGCGGCAGCCGCACCCTCAAAGACGCCACCAACGAGGCCATCCGCGACTGGATCAACAATCCGGTCGATACCCATTACATCATCGGTTCCGTCGTAGGACCTCACCCCTACCCCGATATGGTGGCCCGCTTCCAATCGGTGATCAGTGAAGAAATCAAGTGGCAGTTGGAAGAGCATACGGGTAAAGACCACCCCGATGCCGTGATTGCTTGTGTGGGCGGTGGCAGCAATGCTGCGGGTGCTTTTTACCACTATCTCAACGATACTCGGGTGCGCCTGATCGCCGTCGAAGCAGCGGGTGAAGGCATCCACAGTGGCAAAAGCGCGGCTACCAGCGTACTGGGCACCAAGGGTGTCATCCACGGCAGCCGTACCTTGCTGATGCAAACCGCAGATGGACAAATTGTAGAACCCCACTCCATCTCAGCGGGTTTGGATTACCCCGGCATTGGCCCCCTGCACGCCCACCTGATCAGCAGTGGTCGTGCCGAGGCGATCAGCATCACCGATGAGGAATCGCTGGAGGCTGCGTTGTTCCTTTCCCGACAGGAAGGCATCATTCCGGCCCTGGAAACAGCACACGCGATTTCAGCCTTACGGGTCATGGAATACAAGCCTAGCGACGTGCTGGTGCTGTGTTTGTCCGGGCGCGGGGATAAGGATTTGGCGACTTACATGAAATACCTTTAA